Part of the Aquamicrobium lusatiense genome is shown below.
GGAATCGCGCCCAGTGCCGAGAGCCCGTCTGCGACGAATTTGGGAACCACGCCGTTCATGAGGCAATGAACGCGCGGGCGGCGCCGGCGCACCCCATCCAGCAGGCCGGCCGCGTGTTGGATCGCGCTCATTGCAGTTCCACCGCGATGTCTTCGACCGCAGGGGCCTTCTTGATCAGCCCGCTTTCCTCAAGGAATGCCCCGAAGCGGGCATAGCGCGCGCGGTCGAGGGCCGAGGGCCGCTTGGCGAAGCGCGGCAGCGTGTCGTGCCACGCGGCCTTGTTCAGCTCGTCATCGAGATCCGGATAAGCCTTTATGAACAGCTCCCACCCCTGCTGCGGGTGATTGGTGAGGTGGATCGCGCCTTTCTCCACCGCGGTAAGGAAGCGCCTGAGGCGGTCGTCGCCGGCCAGTTCCGGGCGGGTGATGAATACCAGCTCATCATAGACCGGAATGCCGTGTTCCTCGGGGAAGAAAGCGCGGCCTTCATGGCCTTCGAGCTTCATCTGGGTCAGCTCGAAATTGCGGTAGCCGCCGATTGTGGCATCCACCTGCCCGCTGATCAGCGACGGCGACAGGGCGAAGTTGACATTGACCAGCTCGATCTTGTCCTTGTCGACGCCGGCGCTTCCCAGCATCCGGGAAATTATGGCGTCCTCGAAGCCGGAAACCGAGTAGCCGATCTTCTTGCCTTCGAGGTCCTTCAATTCCCTGATCGGTCCGTCGGCCAGAACCGTGAGCGTGTTGAGCGGGGTCTCGACCAGCGTGCCGAAGCGCACCAGCGAAACGCCGGCATCATGGTCGAGATAGAGGTTCGGCTGATAGTGGATGCCGATCTCGGCCTTGCCGGAGGCCACCGCGCGCGGCACGATCGAGGGATCGGCAGGCGGCACCAGCTCCACCTCAAGTCCCGCTTCCTCGAACAGGCCGAGCTCCTTTGCCACCACCAGCGGCGCGTGGTCCGGATTGACGAACCATTCCAGCATCACGGTGAGCTTGTCGGCGGCATGGGCGGCACCGGCCGTGGCGACGGAAAGCAGAAGCGCGAGCGCGCAGGATCGGATCATGAGGACTTCCTTTGCTGATGATGGGGAGAGAATTCGCCTTCGCGTGCCCATGGCGTGAGAAGGGGAGCGAGGGCATCGACAGCCCGCCGCAACGTCAGGGTGAGAACGGCGATGACGGCCATGGCCGCGAACATGGTGTCTGTCTGCATGCGGGCATTGGCCTGAACCATGACGAAGCCGAGCCCTGCTGATGCGCCCACCCATTCACCGATCACTGCTCCCAGCGGAGCAAGGGGAGCGGCGACCCGCAACCCGGAGACGAGAGCCGGGATGGCCAGCGGCACGCGCAGCAGAAACAGCGTTTGGCGGTGGCTGGCGGGGGTGAGGGCGGCGGCATCAACGATTTCCGCCGGCGTGCGCCGCAGCCCGTCCGCAAAGGCGGAGGCCACGGGAAAGAAGATGATGAGCGCCGTCATCACCACCTTGGAGGTCATGCCGAAGCCGAACCACAGCACCAGCAGCGGCGCGATGACGAAAACCGGAAAGGCTTGCAGAACCAACACCACGGGCCAGACCGCGCGCCCAAGGCGCGGAAAGCTGGCGATGGCAAGCGCAGTCGCCACGCCTGCGAGCGTACCGGCGACAAACCCGGCGGCGATCTCGGCCAGCGTCACCAGCATGTTGTCGAAAAAATAGAGCGGCTGTCGCTGGAAGGCGGCGGCGACGTCCAGCGGCGCGGGCAATATGTACCGCGGCGGGGCAAAGGCCATGACGATGGCCTGCCATGAGGCCACCAGCACCAGCATGGTGCGCAATGCTGCCAGAACAGCCGGCATGTCGCGATTCCCTAGAAGCGGAATCGTGTCGGCGGGCGGAATTCGTATCGATGCTGCATGGCGATCTCCCGACTTGTCATCATGGAGATCCAGGTGTGCGAAGAATTGGCAGGATTGCCCGAAGGCCCTTTTTCCGTTCCTACGCCGGCATAACCCGGATCAGGTTCAAGGGTCCGGCTCACTGCCATCTCAGCGCCGTACGGCGCCCCCCTCGGAATGAAGCCATCTATGTTTCAAGCGCCCGGTTCTGTCAAGCGACGTCGCCGCTGACCAGCGAATGGAAGGAGGCTGTCATCAGCCCGACCGCGAGCTGTCATGGTGCTGTAACGTGCGGGTCCTAGCTAGCGGGTCTCTTTTTTGAGTTTACGGAGAACCCGATCATGCGAAGCCTACTCGCCATTCTGACCGCAACAACCATACTGGTTCCGGCCGTTGCCGGCGCCGCCACGGTCTACCCGCTCGACAGGGCGACGATTCTCACCGCTTCGCCCTTCGACGTGAAAGTCGAGTTCGATGGTGTTGTCGCGGGTTCCGATGTCACCGTCACCATCAACGGCAAGCCGGCTGCGGAAGTTCTTGGCAAGGAAGCCACCTTCATCGAGAAGGAAGATGGCGTCGAGGCTTCGGCCGTGCGTCTGGAAGGCGTGACGATCGCCGAGCCCGGCACCTACACCGTCGTCGCCAAGGCGGGAGATGACGAGAAGACCGTGACCTGGGAAGTTTACGGTACCTCTGCCGAGCCCAAGGCCAAGAACGTCATCTTCCTGATCGCCGACGGTCTGTCGGTCGCGCACCGCACCGCCGCGCGCATCATGTCCAAAGGCATGACCGAGGGCAAGGCCAACGGCCGCCTCAACATGGACGATCTTGATCGCATGGCCTTCATTGGTACCTCGTCGACCGAATCGGTCGCCACCGACAGCGCCAACACCATGTCGGCCTACATGACCGGCCACAAGAGCGCCGTGAACGCGCTTGGCGTCTACGCCGATCGCACCGCCGATCCGTTCGATGACCCGAAGGTCGAGACGCTGGTGGAGGCGCTGCGCCGCCAGACTTCCAAGTCGGTCGGAATCGTCACAACCTCCGAGCTCCAGGACGCGACGCCGGCAGCACTCTTCGCCCACACCCGCCGCCGCGCTGAAAAGGCCGCCATCAACACGCAGATCTTCGATCTGAAGCCCGAGGTCATCCTCGGCGGTGGTTCGGCCTACTTCCTGCCGCAGTCCGTTGCCGGCTCGAAGCGCAAGGACGACACCGATCACATCGAAGGCTTCAAGGAAGCCGGCTACACGCTGGCAACCACCAAGGGCGAGCTTGAGGCCGCCGCCGGCTCCAACACCGGCAAGGTGCTGGGCCTCTTCCACACCGGCAACATGGACACCACCCTCGACCGCGAATTCCTGAAGAAGGGCACGGTCGAGAAGTTCCCCGAGCAGCCAGGCCTGGTTGACATGACCAAGGCGGCAATCGACCAGCTTTCTAAGAACGCCGAAGGTTTCGTGCTGATCGTCGAGGCGGCCAATGTCGACAAGATGTCCCACCCGCTCGACTGGGACCGCGCGGTCGTCGACACCATCGAGTTCGACAAGGCGATCGGCGTTGCCCGCGAATTCGCCGAGAAGAACCCCGATACGCTTATCGTCGTCACCGGCGACCACACCCACGGCGTTTCCATCATCGGCACGGTCGACGACGAGAAGCCGGGCGACCAGATGCGCGAG
Proteins encoded:
- a CDS encoding ABC transporter permease is translated as MPAVLAALRTMLVLVASWQAIVMAFAPPRYILPAPLDVAAAFQRQPLYFFDNMLVTLAEIAAGFVAGTLAGVATALAIASFPRLGRAVWPVVLVLQAFPVFVIAPLLVLWFGFGMTSKVVMTALIIFFPVASAFADGLRRTPAEIVDAAALTPASHRQTLFLLRVPLAIPALVSGLRVAAPLAPLGAVIGEWVGASAGLGFVMVQANARMQTDTMFAAMAVIAVLTLTLRRAVDALAPLLTPWAREGEFSPHHQQRKSS
- a CDS encoding alkaline phosphatase, with protein sequence MRSLLAILTATTILVPAVAGAATVYPLDRATILTASPFDVKVEFDGVVAGSDVTVTINGKPAAEVLGKEATFIEKEDGVEASAVRLEGVTIAEPGTYTVVAKAGDDEKTVTWEVYGTSAEPKAKNVIFLIADGLSVAHRTAARIMSKGMTEGKANGRLNMDDLDRMAFIGTSSTESVATDSANTMSAYMTGHKSAVNALGVYADRTADPFDDPKVETLVEALRRQTSKSVGIVTTSELQDATPAALFAHTRRRAEKAAINTQIFDLKPEVILGGGSAYFLPQSVAGSKRKDDTDHIEGFKEAGYTLATTKGELEAAAGSNTGKVLGLFHTGNMDTTLDREFLKKGTVEKFPEQPGLVDMTKAAIDQLSKNAEGFVLIVEAANVDKMSHPLDWDRAVVDTIEFDKAIGVAREFAEKNPDTLIVVTGDHTHGVSIIGTVDDEKPGDQMREKVGTYAEAGFPNYVDSNGDGYPDSVDVSRRLFLAANNGPDHYETFRPKLDGPFVPAIQDENKKYIANEAYKDVPGAVFVEGNIPRDGDTGVHAVDDVVLQATGPGSENFKGYMEQSDVYRVLADVLALGAAQKK
- a CDS encoding ABC transporter substrate-binding protein is translated as MIRSCALALLLSVATAGAAHAADKLTVMLEWFVNPDHAPLVVAKELGLFEEAGLEVELVPPADPSIVPRAVASGKAEIGIHYQPNLYLDHDAGVSLVRFGTLVETPLNTLTVLADGPIRELKDLEGKKIGYSVSGFEDAIISRMLGSAGVDKDKIELVNVNFALSPSLISGQVDATIGGYRNFELTQMKLEGHEGRAFFPEEHGIPVYDELVFITRPELAGDDRLRRFLTAVEKGAIHLTNHPQQGWELFIKAYPDLDDELNKAAWHDTLPRFAKRPSALDRARYARFGAFLEESGLIKKAPAVEDIAVELQ